Below is a window of Actinomycetota bacterium DNA.
CTCGACCCTCTTCGGCAGGTTGACCCCCCTGATGTGGGAGCGCGACGAGCGGCTCCTCACCACGCGCTCCTTCTACTGGGATATCGCCCTGGCGCCTATCCTCTTCGTCCTGCCCGCGCCGGACGCCTACCGCGTCTCCAAGCGCCTCTTCATCGCTTACCTCGCCGCCTGGGCCCTTTTCCTGGGCACCTTGCACACCCTGGGTTGCCGGCGCTGTCCTCTCACCGTGTGTCCCTTCAATCCCTCCCGGTGATCGGAGGGATGACCGTATCCGGACGATACCCGGCTCGCGCCGCCAAGGTCACTTCAGGCTCTCGATGAAGGAGTCCACGTCGATGGCCGGCAGGGTCATGATGCGCACCGTGCCGCGCGAGGAGAGCTGCACCGAGATCTTGGCGATGGTCTCGTTGTTGGGGGCCTCCACGATGTTGATGAAATCGTACTGACCCAGGATGACGTACTGAGAGAGCACCTTTCCGCCCATGGCCTCGACGTCCTTGTTGACCTCCTTGATGCGGTCCGGATTCTTGGTCAAGGTGGCGCATCCCTCGTCGGTGAGGCTGCTGATGAGGATGTAGGTAGCCATGCCGTTCTCCTTTCTCTCGCCCCGTTTCCGGGTGAAGACTACACCTGGACGATATAGAAATCTACCCCTCCGGGAGGGAACCTAAACTGGTGCTGGAGCCCCGCCGCAGGGATCCGCCGCTCGCGGCCTCCTCGCGGCGCCTCTCACCCCGTGCACGTGACCGCCGAGCCCGGCGGTTGATGGAAGACGATGGCAGGGGGGGTGGTATGGGTTATACTCGTCTCGAAGGGGGCGTCCAGGCCCCTCGCCCGGGATCGCGGTGAACTTGCGGGGAGGTGATGGGCTTGACGGAGGAGAGCGGTGGTACGTCCGGTGTTTACAGGGTTGCGGTGGTCTACCACCCCGATTTCTCCACCCGGGGATATCCCGCCCTCAAGGGACGCGTGGCGCCCGCTTTCCAAGAGCTGGAGTCGCGCGGCCTGCTGGAGCTGGAGGGAGTGCGGGTCCTGGAGGCGGAGCCGGCCGACGAGGAGCTGGCCGCCGAGGTGCACAGCGATTCCCACCTCCGCGGGGTGAGGGCCAGCGGTCATTACGATATCGCACTGCTCTCGGCGGGGGCGGTGATCCGCGGGGCCCGCGAGGCGGGGGAGGGGAGAGCGCTGGCTTCCTTCTGCTTCACGGGGGCGGCTGGGCACCATGCCTCCCACGACGGATTCTGGGGGTTCTGCTTCCTCAACGACGTGGCCATGGCGGTTACACACCTGAGGGAGGACGCGGGCTTGCGGCGCTTCGCGATCATAGACATCGATCCCCATTACGGGGACGGGACCAGGGACATCCTCGGGCCGGACCCCGAGGTGCTGCACGTGAACTTCCATTCGGGTCCCGGCATGGGAAGGAACGGAGGTCCCCACAACCTGGACATCGCCCTTCCCCATGACGCGGACGACCGCCGCTTCCTGGCGGGGGTGGAGGAGGCCTTGGAGGCCGTGCGGGGGTTCGAGCACGACCTCCTCTTCATCATCTTCGGGCATGACGGCCACCGCGACGATTACGGCGCCTTCGAGCTGGGAGACGAGGCCTACGCCTCCTTCGCGCGCAGGGTGAAGGAGGTCTTCCCGGAGCGCGTGTGTTACGTGCTCTCGGGCGGCGCGGACGCCCGGGTGGCGCGCCGTGCGGTGGGGGACGTGGTGGAGGTGCTGGCGCGGTGAACGCCGGGCGCTCGCCGCGGAGGGGACGAAAGAGGGACAAGGCCGCATCGCTCCTCCTGGTCGCCGCCCTGTCCCTTGCCGCCGTCCTCTGTCCCGGAGGTATGCCTGCCGGGGAGAGGGCGGCCGCCTCTTCCTCTCCCCGCGCCGTGCTCACCTTCGACGACGGCTACGGGTTCGACCACCGCATCCTCGACTTCCTGTCCTCGCGGGGCATCGCCGCCTCCGCCTTCGTCATCGGCTCCTGGGCGCAGCGGAACCCCGAGCTGCTCAAGGAGATGAACGCTCTGGGGTGGGACATCTGCAACCACACCCAGAACCACCCCTGGCTCACCAGGCTCACCGACGACCGGATACGGGCGGAGCTCAACGCCTGCCAGGCGGCGATCGCCTCCATCACCGGACAGAACCTCCCCGTCTTCCGCCCCCCCGGGGGCTTCATCGACGCCAGGGTCACCGCCGCGGCGGCCTCGGTGGGCCTCTCCCCGGTGATGTGGGACTTCGACAGCATGGACGCCCTCAACACCTCCCTCTCGGTGCAGGAGCGCGTCAACCGTATGGTGGCCTCGGCCCGGGACGGCAGCATCATCCTCTTCCATTTCGGGGGACGCGGCACCATCGACCTGGTCACCGGAGTGGTCGAAGGCCTGCGCCGCAGGGGCTTTACCTTCGTGACCCTGAGCGAGCTATATGGATGGAAGAAGATGGTGCGGGGCGGAGAGGCCGGTCCCGGGGCCAGGGAGCCGGCCTTGCGCCAGGTCTTCGCCGAGGGCACCACGCGAGAGGGCTTCGAGGAATGGCTGCTGGTCTTCAACCCCAACCCCGACCCGGCCGCCCTGCATGCCAGCTATTATGCCGGGGAGGAGTGGGTTCGGAAAGAGTACGAGGTACCGGCGCGGGGCCGCCTCTCGGTCGCCGTGAACCGGGAGGTGCCCTGGAGAGGGGACGTGGCGGCGGTGCTGGAGGCCTCTCTCCCCGTGGTCGCGGAGCGGAGCATCTATTTCAACCGCGGGGGCGGTTGCGGGGGCGGCACCACCGCCCTGGGGGTGGCGGAGGGCGCCACTGTCCACTATCTCCCCGAGGGCACGGTGAGGCTTGGATTCGAGGCCCACCTTGCCCTCTTCAACCCGGGAGCGAGGACGGCGGCGGTGAGGGTGGCGCTGCACGGCGCGGCAGGAGAGGCCTGGTCCGGCGAGCTGGAGTTGAGACCGCTCATGCGCCTCACCCTGCGCCTCAACGACCTCGTGCCGGAGGGCGATTATTCCGCCACCGTGCACGCCACCGAGAAAGTGGCCGTGGAGCGCTCCCAGTATTTCGTCTACGACGGTTTCTGCCCGGGGGCGAGTTGTTCCCCGGGGATGACGGAGCCGGCCACGAAGCTCTGTTTCGCCGAGGGCACCACCCGCGAGCGGTGCGATTCCTACCTGGCCCTCTTCAACCCCTGCGCCTACGCTACGTGCCTGGTGCTGAGGATGCATGTGTCGGACGGCAGCGTGAGAGAGGAGAGGATGTGCCTGGGGGCGGGGGAGCGAAAGACGCTGCGCCTCGACCGCTATCTGCCGCCCGGCTGCGACTACTCCCTGGAGGTCCTTAGCCTCCTGCCAGTGGCCGCGGAACGCGCGGCCTACTTCCAAGACCACAACCTCGCGGGAGGGTTCTGCGACGTGGGGGTGGCGGACCCCTCGCGGCGGTGGATCTTCGCGGAGGGAAGCACGGGGCCGGGGTTCAGGCAGTGGCTTATCCTCTTCAACCCCAACCCTCGAGAGCTGGCGGCTTCGGTCACCTATCTCTGCAGCGGGGAGGAGCTGGCGCGCGAGTACCCGCTGCCGCCGGGAGGGAGGGTCACGGTGGACGTGGGGGCGGAGGTCGGGGAACGTCCCGAGGTGGCCATGGAGGTCTCCTGCGAGGAGGGGATAGCGGCGGAGCGCGCCCTGTATTTCGACCGCATGATGCCTTGAGCGCCCGGCGGGCGTAGAAATGCGAGCACGTTCGGGTATAATGTATGGGACGACAGGATCGACCAAGAAGGAGGTTGCATCGATGGCGAACGAGAAGGACGAACTTCTGCAAAAGGAGATAGCGGGCTACGAGGAGGAGCTCAAGGTCCTGGCGGGGAAACTCCAGGAGCTGGCGGGCGTGGACTGCTCCTTCGGGGCCTGCGTCTTCGATCCCGAGATGCAGGACGTGGAGTCCAAGCTGGCGGAGATCGAGAAGAGGAAGAAGGTCCTCGCCGAGGTGATGGAATCCCTCAAGCAGTGCGGCATCGAGTAGGAACCAGCCGCGGCCGGCTCCGTCTTTGACGGCCGGGAGCAAGGAAATAAGAAGGCTTCCCCTGGAAGCCTTTTCCTTTTTGCGACGTTTACCCTCGCCCGCGTCACCCGCGGTGGGGGGCACGGGCGCCTCATTCCTCCGAGCGCAAACGGCGACCGTACCTATTCCACCTCGAAGAACTGGTCCTCGGGCGCGCCGCAGATGGGACACTTCTCGGGGATGACGTCGTCGGCCACGTACCCGCACACGCCGCACACGTAGTAATTCGGGATGCGGTCGGCGACCATGTGCTGCAGGGCGCCCTCGTAGAGCTTGGCGTGCCTCTCCTCCACGTCCCGCGCGTAGGCGAACATGGTGGCGGCCGCCTTCTCGCCCTCCGCCTCCGCCTCGGCGATGAAGGAGTCGTAGCCCACGGCGGCTATCTTCTGCTCGCTGGCCAGGGCCTCCTCCAGGTTGGTCTCGGTGTCCTTGATCTCCCGCAGCAGGCGCAGGTTGTTGAAGGCATGCACGGCCTCCGATTCCGCCACGGCGCGGAAGAGCTTGGCCACGCCCTCGTATTCCTCCTCCTCCGCTTTTTTCGCGAAGGCCTTTAGCCTGACCACCGCCTTGGACTCGCCGGTGTAGGCATCGTATAGGTTCTGTCTCGTCTTCTCTCCCATATCGCCCCCTTCATCTCCGGGCCGCGGCGCATGCCGCGGCGATCGACGTCTTGGTTCCGCACAGACTCCTTCTCCCGGATCACCTATAGATTACCAGCACTCTCCGGCACGCGCACGCTGCCCTGCCCCGTTTCGGGCGACTCGAGGCCCGCCCGTGACCGGGCGCCGGGAAAACGCGAGAGCTGGCCGTGTCCCTCATCCCTTTTTTCGCACGAATACGTGGTATTCGCCTTCCCGCTCCTCGATGCCCAGGAACTCGTGGCCGGTCTTTTCGCACCACGCGGGCATGTCGCTCTTTATGCCCCTGTCGTCGGCGATCACCTCCAGGATCTCCCCTTCCCGCAGCTCCTTTATCTCCTGGGAGGTCTTGACGATGGGCATGGGGCAGTAAAGGCCCACGCAGTCAAGGGTCCTGTCCGCCTTCATGTCCGCACCTCCTCTCCGCCGTCCTCACATCTCCGGTCTCTGCCTCTTACTGAAACGCCCGGCGGTACCGGAAAAAACGGCTCGGTGGGAGGCGGCCCCCACCTTTTCCCGCGCCGTCCTCCCGGCCCGTCGGCGGCGGCCCGCCCGCCGCCGCGACCGGGGTTCCGCGTCCGCGTGCCCGGAACGGCGTGCGCCGCGTGTGAGACCCGGAACCCCGCCTCCTAGATGAAGAGGTTTATCTTCGACCCCGCGGCCTTCTCCACGTAGGTGGCGGCGCCGGCGAACTCCTCCACCTCGGGGATGAAGTCCCCCTCCTCCAGCCCCATGAGGGCCATGGAGGTGGTGCAGGCGATGAAGCGCACCCCCAGCTCCCTGGCCATGGAGATCATCTCCTCCAGGGAGGGCATGCGGTACTTCTTCATCAACGACTTCATCGCTGCCCTGCCGCCCCCCAGCATGTCCAGGCGCGACAGCCTGAGGCGTCGGGCGCCGCCCCGGTTCATCAGCCCCAGCATCCTCTGCAGAGGGCTCCTGCCGCTTCCTCCGGCTCTCTCCCTGGCCACCACGTTGAGCCCCCAGAAGGTGAAGAACATGGTCACCTCCATTCCCATGGAGGCCGCGGTGGTGGCGATGTTGAAGGCCGCCAGGGCGCGGTCGAGCTCGCCGCTGAAGACCACTATGGTCGCGCGCTCTCTTTCCTCTCCCATCTCCTCTGTGCCTCCTCGAGGTCAGGGTTTTC
It encodes the following:
- a CDS encoding GYD domain-containing protein, translated to MATYILISSLTDEGCATLTKNPDRIKEVNKDVEAMGGKVLSQYVILGQYDFINIVEAPNNETIAKISVQLSSRGTVRIMTLPAIDVDSFIESLK
- a CDS encoding histone deacetylase, whose product is MGLTEESGGTSGVYRVAVVYHPDFSTRGYPALKGRVAPAFQELESRGLLELEGVRVLEAEPADEELAAEVHSDSHLRGVRASGHYDIALLSAGAVIRGAREAGEGRALASFCFTGAAGHHASHDGFWGFCFLNDVAMAVTHLREDAGLRRFAIIDIDPHYGDGTRDILGPDPEVLHVNFHSGPGMGRNGGPHNLDIALPHDADDRRFLAGVEEALEAVRGFEHDLLFIIFGHDGHRDDYGAFELGDEAYASFARRVKEVFPERVCYVLSGGADARVARRAVGDVVEVLAR
- a CDS encoding polysaccharide deacetylase family protein, with translation MNAGRSPRRGRKRDKAASLLLVAALSLAAVLCPGGMPAGERAAASSSPRAVLTFDDGYGFDHRILDFLSSRGIAASAFVIGSWAQRNPELLKEMNALGWDICNHTQNHPWLTRLTDDRIRAELNACQAAIASITGQNLPVFRPPGGFIDARVTAAAASVGLSPVMWDFDSMDALNTSLSVQERVNRMVASARDGSIILFHFGGRGTIDLVTGVVEGLRRRGFTFVTLSELYGWKKMVRGGEAGPGAREPALRQVFAEGTTREGFEEWLLVFNPNPDPAALHASYYAGEEWVRKEYEVPARGRLSVAVNREVPWRGDVAAVLEASLPVVAERSIYFNRGGGCGGGTTALGVAEGATVHYLPEGTVRLGFEAHLALFNPGARTAAVRVALHGAAGEAWSGELELRPLMRLTLRLNDLVPEGDYSATVHATEKVAVERSQYFVYDGFCPGASCSPGMTEPATKLCFAEGTTRERCDSYLALFNPCAYATCLVLRMHVSDGSVREERMCLGAGERKTLRLDRYLPPGCDYSLEVLSLLPVAAERAAYFQDHNLAGGFCDVGVADPSRRWIFAEGSTGPGFRQWLILFNPNPRELAASVTYLCSGEELAREYPLPPGGRVTVDVGAEVGERPEVAMEVSCEEGIAAERALYFDRMMP
- a CDS encoding rubrerythrin family protein, with the protein product MGEKTRQNLYDAYTGESKAVVRLKAFAKKAEEEEYEGVAKLFRAVAESEAVHAFNNLRLLREIKDTETNLEEALASEQKIAAVGYDSFIAEAEAEGEKAAATMFAYARDVEERHAKLYEGALQHMVADRIPNYYVCGVCGYVADDVIPEKCPICGAPEDQFFEVE
- a CDS encoding sulfurtransferase TusA family protein, producing the protein MKADRTLDCVGLYCPMPIVKTSQEIKELREGEILEVIADDRGIKSDMPAWCEKTGHEFLGIEEREGEYHVFVRKKG
- a CDS encoding DsrE/DsrF/DrsH-like family protein, translating into MGEERERATIVVFSGELDRALAAFNIATTAASMGMEVTMFFTFWGLNVVARERAGGSGRSPLQRMLGLMNRGGARRLRLSRLDMLGGGRAAMKSLMKKYRMPSLEEMISMARELGVRFIACTTSMALMGLEEGDFIPEVEEFAGAATYVEKAAGSKINLFI